Proteins from a genomic interval of Trifolium pratense cultivar HEN17-A07 linkage group LG6, ARS_RC_1.1, whole genome shotgun sequence:
- the LOC123893240 gene encoding cyclic dof factor 3-like — translation MNMSETEKNPGIRLFGWKIPVPECQIPTNSGPMDTCSSTKKTEVEILCAEKSEQQDNSSDSMDSKQETRHDMQEKEPIVNSKSADDNTESGNTDEEKILKKPDKIVQCPRCKSWDTKFCYFNNYNVNQPRHFCKNCQRYWTAGGTMRNVPIGAGRRKNKHLASQYRQIIVTSDGIPTSRLETIPSSTHHTSTDNETVLKFGPDTPLCESMESMLHLKDQKRSSDANSISCVQHREEPSLYGSSVTNTNTQGNEVSEHNASNWLQCYPVPPWVLPMNPGWNMNNVASMAAVHPTSASMCNPYSVAPTTMQWCPTPMLAIPGIRPQNIPLQLVPASNWSRPSLCLSPPSSTSNSCCTGNGSQTLGKHTRDTVFTDQDKSDKSVPVRKTIRINVTNEGPISPIRATLANKTPTQILEANSAAISHAHTIQESI, via the exons ATGAACATGTCTGAGACTGAGAAGAATCCTGGTATTAGGCTATTTGGGTGGAAGATTCCGGTGCCGGAATGTCAAATTCCGACCAACTCTGGACCCATG GATACTTGCAGCAGTACAAAGAAAACAGAAGTGGAAATACTTTGCGCAGAAAAATCTGAGCAACAAGACAATTCATCCGATTCAATGGATAGTAAACAGGAGACTCGTCATGATATGCAAGAAAAGGAGCCAATAGTGAATTCGAAGTCCGCTGACGATAATACAGAGTCCGGTAATACGGATGAAGAAAAAATCTTAAAGAAACCAGACAAGATTGTTCAGTGTCCGCGATGCAAAAGTTGGGATACCAAGTTTTGTTATTTCAACAACTATAACGTCAACCAACCTCGGCATTTTTGCAAGAATTGTCAAAGGTATTGGACTGCTGGTGGAACGATGAGAAATGTTCCGATAGGTGCTGGTAGGCGGAAGAACAAGCATCTAGCTTCTCAATACCGACAAATTATAGTAACCTCGGACGGAATTCCAACCTCAAGGCTTGAAACAATACCCTCATCCACTCATCATACATCAACGGATAACGAAACTGTATTGAAATTTGGTCCAGATACCCCACTTTGTGAATCGATGGAGTCGATGCTTCATCTTAAAGACCAGAAAAGGAGTTCTGATGCAAATTCTATTAGTTGTGTGCAACATAGAGAGGAACCATCCCTCTATGGATCGTCTGTAACAAATACCAACACTCAAGGAAATGAAGTATCAGAACACAATGCATCAAATTGGTTGCAGTGTTATCCTGTTCCTCCATGGGTATTACCAATGAATCCGGGTTGGAATATGAATAATGTTGCTTCCATGGCAGCAGTTCATCCGACTTCAGCATCCATGTGCAACCCTTATAGCGTTGCTCCAACTACAATGCAATGGTGTCCGACACCTATGTTGGCGATTCCGGGAATTAGGCCACAAAACATACCTTTGCAACTTGTACCAGCATCAAATTGGAGCAGACCATCACTTTGCCTCTCGCCGCCTTCTTCCACAAGTAACAGTTGCTGCACGGGTAATGGCTCACAAACCCTAGGCAAGCACACTAGAGATACAGTTTTCACAGACCAAGATAAATCAGACAAGTCTGTCCCAGTTCGGAAAACGATTAGAATTAATGTCACAAATGAGGGCCCGATAAGTCCTATTCGAGCTACATTAGCTAACAAGACACCAACTCAGATTTTGGAAGCCAACTCAGCAGCTATTTCTCATGCTCATACAATCCAGGAAAGCATATAA